A region of Triplophysa dalaica isolate WHDGS20190420 chromosome 20, ASM1584641v1, whole genome shotgun sequence DNA encodes the following proteins:
- the acvr1ba gene encoding activin A receptor type 1Ba, whose product MQRDGNLAVMFPRRTAVALLALCGLIEIGNALKCNCTACEKTGYVCETDGACMASTSYINGQEEQQVRICIPRVSLVPPGQPIYCLSAKGLLNTHCCYKDFCNSINLQVPNGISEENNWSGSAGSWGPVELVAVIAGPVFLFCLLLIVGVLVFQHHQRNYNHRQRLDVEDPSCDHLYLAKDKTLQDLIFDLSTSGSGSGLPLFVQRTVARTIVLQEIIGKGRFGEVWRGRWRGGDVAVKIFSSREERSWFREAEIYQTIMLRHENILGFIAADNKDNGTWTQLWLVSDYHEHGSLFDYLNHYSVTIEGMIKLSLSAASGLAHLHMEILGTQGKPGIAHRDLKSKNILVKKNGTCAIADLGLAVRHESITDTIDIAPNQRVGTKRYMAPEVLDETINMKHFDSFKCADIYALGLVYWEIARRCNAGGIHEDYQLPYYDLVPSDPSIEEMRKVVCDQRLRPNVPNWWQSYEALRVMGKIMRECWYANGAARLTALRIKKTLSQLSVQEDIKI is encoded by the exons CTCTTAAGTGTAACTGCACCGCTTGTGAAAAGACCGGTTATGTGTGTGAGACAGATGGGGCCTGCATGGCCTCTACCTCCTACATCAACGGTCAGGAAGAGCAGCAGGTGCGAATCTGTATCCCTCGCGTCAGCCTTGTACCACCAGGACAGCCCATCTACTGCCTGAGCGCCAAGGGCCTGCTCAACACGCACTGCTGTTACAAAGACTTCTGCAACAGCATCAACCTTCAAGTTCCAAACG GGATTTCTGAAGAGAACAACTGGTCGGGCTCAGCGGGCAGCTGGGGTCCGGTTGAGCTGGTGGCTGTGATCGCAGGACCGGTCTTCTTGTTTTGCCTCCTGCTTATTGTGGGAGTGCTGGTTTTCCAGCACCATCAGCGGAATTACAACCACCGGCAGCGACTTGATGTCGAAGATCCATCCTGTGATCATCTGTACTTGGCCAAAGACAAGACTTTACAGGACCTCATCTTTGATCTGTCCACCTCGGGTTCAGGCTCCG GTCTGCCCTTGTTTGTTCAGCGGACGGTAGCCAGGACAATCGTACTGCAGGAGATTATAGGTAAAGGGAGGTTTGGAGAGGTTTGGAGGGGGAGATGGAGAGGAGGAGATGTGGCTGTTAAGATCTTTTCATCCAGAGAAGAGCGCTCTTGGTTCCGCGAGGCTGAGATTTATCAGACCATCATGCTCCGTCATGAGAACATCTTGGGCTTCATCGCCGCTGATAATAAAG ACAATGGCACATGGACGCAGCTGTGGCTGGTCTCTGACTACCATGAACACGGCTCTTTATTCGACTATCTGAACCATTACTCTGTCACAATCGAGGGTATGATTAAGTTATCGCTCTCAGCAGCCAGTGGGCTGGCACATTTGCATATGGAGATCCTGGGTACACAGG GAAAACCGGGCATTGCTCATCGTGACCTCAAATCTAAAAACATCTTGGTGAAAAAGAATGGTACTTGTGCCATAGCAGATCTGGGGCTCGCTGTACGTCACGAGTCCATCACTGATACTATAGACATTGCTCCCAATCAGAGGGTCGGCACTAAAAG ATATATGGCTCCAGAGGTACTAGATGAAACGAtcaacatgaaacattttgatTCCTTTAAGTGTGCTGATATATATGCTTTGGGACTGGTATACTGGGAGATAGCAAGACGGTGTAACGCTGGAG GCATCCATGAAGATTACCAGCTTCCCTACTATGATCTGGTGCCTTCTGACCCCTCCATAGAGGAGATGAGGAAGGTGGTGTGTGATCAGAGGTTACGGCCCAATGTGCCCAACTGGTGGCAAAGCTACGAG GCACTGAGAGTCATGGGGAAGATCATGAGGGAGTGTTGGTATGCCAACGGGGCCGCCCGGCTTACGGCTCTGCGGATTAAGAAGACTCTCTCTCAACTCAGCGTCCAGGAAGACATTAAGATCTGA